A single Vespula vulgaris chromosome 3, iyVesVulg1.1, whole genome shotgun sequence DNA region contains:
- the LOC127062855 gene encoding chondroadherin-like protein, with product MRTSRTFRATWRLTWFICLLASSLAQTLPMCPDQREILPCSCTMKKAGLDIVCEQTELSHISKAMNALKGKPNTVIFYLRLRHNNLPKLQGYMFLGLDIRHLTIHNSTLAAVEESSLNSIGNKLTQLDFSQNYLATVPSNALRNLHHLLILNLNHNKINSLHAKAFEGLDTLEILTLYENEISSIEADAFKGLDNRKLKRLNLGGNELTSIPTSALSTLDMLKKLEMQENRIQSIKEGDFEGLKSLDSLGLAHNRIRTVPARAFFHLAQLNSLELDGNEIIHVDPDAFIGLEENLQYLRLGDNNLHAVPSDALRRLHRLRHLDLRANNITVLPEDAFTGYGDSISFLNLQKNLIKVLPPLVFENLNSLETLSLQNNKLAHIPEEVTETIVDTLRHIDITDNPLICDCELRWYPIWLQNLRDEDGEIMLKKRTVCMMTSEHREYSVQNIPLEKMGCVKSIERMSSNGISVYRGVCFAYFFAFVFIGL from the exons ATGAGGACGAGTAGAACTTTCAGAGCTACGTGGAGGCTAACGTGGTTCATCTGCCTTCTGGCTAGCAGTTTGGCGCAAACATTACCAATGTGTCCAGATCAACGCGAGATCTTACCCTGTTCCTGCACCATGAAAAAGGCTGGCTTGGATATCGTCTGTGAACAGACCGAATTATCGCATATCTCCAAAGCCATGAATGCTCTCAAGGGGAAGCCAAATACTGTCATTTTCTATTTGAGACTCAGGCACAATAATTTGCCGAAGCTCCAAGGTTACATGTTTCTTGGACTGGATATACGTCATCTTACTATTCATAATAGTACTCTGGCTGCGGTTGAGGAATCCTCCTTGAACTCGATCG GAAACAAATTGACACAGTTGGATTTTTCGCAGAATTATTTAGCAACCGTACCATCGAACGCGTTGAGAAATCTTCATCATTTGCTTATTTTGAATCTCAATCACAATAAGATCAACAGCCTTCATGCCAAAGCTTTCGAAGGCCTCGACACGCTTGAAATTCTTACTCTCTATGAAAATGAGATATCCTCGATAGAAGCGGACGCATTCAAGGGACTCGACAA TCGAAAATTAAAACGTCTCAATTTGGGAGGAAACGAATTAACGAGCATACCAACGTCTGCTCTCTCCACGTTGGATATGTTGAAGAAACTGGAGATGcaagaaaatagaatacaaTCTATCAAGGAAGGAGATTTTGAAG GATTGAAAAGTTTGGATTCGTTAGGATTAGCGCACAATCGCATTCGCACTGTACCGGCTCGTGCATTTTTCCATTTGGCGCAATTAAATTCTTTGGAGCTCGACGGAAATGAAATCATTCATGTCGATCCAGATGCATTTATCGGCCTTGAAG aGAATCTACAGTATTTACGATTAGGAGATAACAATCTACATGCGGTACCAAGTGATGCGCTGAGACGACTCCATCGTTTGCGTCATCTGGATCTAAGGGCCAACAATATAACCGTGCTCCCGGAGGATGCTTTCACCGGTTACGGAGACTCGATATCTTTTCTCAACcttcaaaaaaattt AATCAAGGTACTACCACCTTTGGTCTTTGAAAATCTCAATTCCTTGGAAACGCTCAGCTTGCAGAACAATAAACTTGCCCACATACCGGAGGAAGTGACAGAAACGATCGTCGATACATTGCGACATATCGACATAACGG atAATCCATTGATCTGCGATTGTGAGCTACGTTGGTATCCAATTTGGCTTCAAAATCTTCGCGACGAAGACGGCGAGATTATGTTGAAGAAGCGTACGGTTTGTATGATGACGTCCGAGCATCGAGAATACTCTGTGCAAAATATACCGTTAGAAAAAATGGGTTGCGTCAAGAGCATAGAGAGAATGTCGTCGAACGGAATTTCCGTTTACCGAGGCGTCTGTTTCGCTTACTTCTTCGCATTTGTTTTTATCGGCTTGTAA